A region of Parabacteroides pacaensis DNA encodes the following proteins:
- the gyrB gene encoding DNA topoisomerase (ATP-hydrolyzing) subunit B has product MSDEIKNTGNEYSADSIQVLEGLEAVRKRPAMYIGDISEKGLHHLVYEVVDNSIDEALAGYCDHIDVTINPDNSIVVSDNGRGIPVDHHEKENKSALEVVLTVLHAGGKFDKGSYKVSGGLHGVGVSCVNALSTYLKAEVQRDGKLYMQEFSCGIPSHGVEIIGETDRTGTTITFKPDSSIFIATEYKYDTLATRLRELAFLNAGITLTLTDKRVQKEDGSYKSETFRSTEGLKEFVHYIDRAKEPLIDNVIHIVTEKQGIPVEVAMTYNTSYNENVFSYVNDINTIEGGTHVAGFRRGLTRTLKKYAEDSKMLEKVKVEITGDDFREGLTAVISIKVAEPQFEGQTKTKLGNNEVMGAVDMAVGEALGNYLEENPKAAKAIVDKVVLAATARQAARKAREMVQRKSPLSGGGLPGKLADCASKDASICELFLVEGDSAGGTAKQGRDRNFQAILPLRGKILNVEKAMHHKVLESEEIRNIYTALGVTIGTEDDSKELNISKLRYHKVIIMTDADVDGSHIATLILTFFFRHMRPLLDKGYVYIATPPLYLCKKGKIEEYCWTDQQRQAFIDKYGAGNENQIHTQRYKGLGEMNDHQLWDTTMNPENRTLRQVTLENAAEADSIFSMLMGEDVGPRREFIEENATYANIDA; this is encoded by the coding sequence ATGAGTGATGAAATAAAGAATACTGGAAATGAGTATTCAGCAGACAGTATTCAGGTACTTGAAGGATTAGAAGCGGTCAGGAAAAGACCGGCTATGTACATTGGCGATATTAGCGAAAAAGGACTCCACCATTTAGTTTATGAAGTAGTTGACAATTCTATCGATGAAGCATTGGCAGGATATTGCGATCACATAGATGTAACAATCAATCCTGACAATTCTATCGTTGTAAGTGATAATGGACGAGGTATTCCCGTAGACCATCACGAAAAAGAAAATAAATCTGCCCTGGAAGTAGTACTTACCGTATTGCATGCAGGGGGTAAATTTGATAAAGGTTCTTATAAGGTATCAGGTGGCTTACATGGCGTAGGCGTATCTTGTGTAAATGCATTATCTACCTATCTGAAAGCGGAAGTCCAAAGAGACGGAAAACTTTATATGCAAGAATTTTCTTGCGGAATCCCTTCCCACGGAGTAGAAATTATAGGGGAAACAGATCGTACCGGCACTACCATTACTTTTAAACCGGATAGCTCGATTTTTATTGCTACCGAATATAAGTATGACACGCTGGCAACACGCTTACGGGAATTAGCGTTCCTGAATGCAGGAATTACGTTGACCTTGACCGACAAACGCGTCCAGAAAGAAGACGGTTCTTACAAGTCCGAAACTTTTCGCTCAACAGAAGGGTTGAAAGAATTTGTTCATTACATCGACAGGGCAAAAGAACCGCTTATTGACAACGTAATTCATATTGTTACTGAAAAACAAGGCATTCCTGTAGAGGTTGCCATGACTTATAATACTTCTTACAATGAAAATGTCTTCTCTTATGTAAACGATATTAATACCATTGAAGGAGGTACTCATGTAGCCGGTTTCCGGCGCGGATTAACCCGTACATTAAAAAAGTATGCGGAAGATTCCAAGATGTTGGAGAAAGTAAAAGTGGAAATTACCGGCGACGATTTTCGTGAAGGACTTACGGCTGTCATATCTATCAAGGTAGCTGAGCCTCAATTTGAAGGCCAGACAAAAACCAAGTTAGGAAACAACGAAGTAATGGGTGCCGTAGATATGGCAGTAGGCGAAGCACTTGGAAATTATCTGGAAGAAAACCCGAAAGCAGCTAAAGCTATTGTGGATAAAGTGGTATTGGCTGCAACAGCCAGGCAAGCAGCACGCAAAGCCCGTGAAATGGTACAACGCAAATCTCCTCTTTCCGGAGGAGGACTTCCCGGCAAATTAGCCGATTGTGCTTCCAAAGACGCTTCCATCTGTGAACTATTCTTAGTGGAGGGAGATTCCGCAGGGGGTACGGCAAAACAGGGACGTGACCGTAATTTCCAGGCTATTCTTCCTTTACGCGGTAAAATTTTGAATGTGGAGAAAGCAATGCACCATAAAGTGCTGGAAAGTGAAGAAATCCGGAATATTTACACAGCCTTAGGGGTGACAATCGGTACCGAAGATGATTCCAAAGAGTTAAATATCAGCAAGCTCCGTTACCACAAAGTTATTATTATGACTGATGCCGATGTGGACGGAAGCCACATTGCCACTTTAATTCTTACCTTCTTTTTCCGCCACATGCGTCCCCTTTTAGATAAAGGATATGTATATATCGCAACGCCTCCACTTTATTTATGTAAAAAAGGGAAGATAGAAGAATATTGCTGGACAGATCAACAACGTCAAGCGTTTATCGATAAATACGGGGCTGGAAACGAAAATCAGATCCATACCCAACGTTACAAAGGTTTGGGAGAAATGAACGATCATCAATTGTGGGATACTACAATGAATCCCGAGAACCGTACATTACGCCAGGTTACTTTAGAAAATGCAGCCGAAGCCGATTCTATTTTCTCTATGTTAATGGGAGAAGATGTAGGCCCTCGCCGGGAATTTATCGAAGAAAATGCAACTTATGCAAACATTGACGCATAA
- the rpsT gene encoding 30S ribosomal protein S20 encodes MANHQSSIKRIRQTKVRRLHNRYYAKTARNAVRALRATENKDEAQALYPKVCSMLDKLAKKHVIHKNKAGNLKSKLSAYVNKLA; translated from the coding sequence ATGGCAAATCATCAATCATCCATCAAAAGAATCAGACAAACGAAAGTAAGACGTTTGCACAATAGATATTATGCTAAGACTGCCCGTAATGCCGTTAGAGCTTTACGCGCCACTGAAAACAAAGACGAAGCGCAAGCTTTGTATCCGAAAGTTTGTTCTATGCTGGACAAGTTGGCTAAAAAGCATGTTATTCATAAAAATAAAGCAGGCAACTTAAAATCCAAACTTTCTGCATACGTAAATAAACTTGCCTAA
- a CDS encoding DUF2721 domain-containing protein encodes MQELTLTTPALLFSAISLILLAYTNRFMSYAQLVRTLKEKYLTSYDRRMLPQINNLRKRLYLTQVMQILGITSLLFCVVSMFFIYVSLFIVGAYIFGIALLFLAASLGVCIWEINISVKALEIHLSDIESEQKLNS; translated from the coding sequence ATGCAAGAATTAACACTAACAACCCCGGCCCTGTTATTTTCAGCCATCTCATTAATATTATTGGCTTATACCAATCGGTTTATGTCGTATGCACAACTGGTACGAACCCTAAAGGAAAAATACCTTACCTCCTACGATAGACGGATGCTACCCCAAATTAATAATTTAAGGAAACGGCTTTATCTTACCCAAGTCATGCAAATTTTAGGCATAACAAGTTTATTATTTTGTGTAGTCTCTATGTTTTTTATCTATGTATCGTTGTTTATTGTCGGAGCTTATATCTTCGGAATTGCTTTATTATTCCTGGCAGCTTCCTTAGGTGTGTGCATCTGGGAAATCAATATTTCCGTAAAAGCCTTGGAAATACATTTAAGCGACATTGAATCTGAACAAAAGTTAAATAGCTGA
- a CDS encoding S41 family peptidase, translating into MNEVRKGYSWENNPLTNEAFINSSLSSYLSSYEIEPPYYVHLKNIHTGKTRLDTILTQKIQVKDKPTFQFKFYPQDSIAVLFYNICRIPKGQANFIEETIIEEFKNIEKQNIRYLFIDVRTNEGGSSEVHDYIFKRLKTKKYKRTSYAQVNTQRIQSDVEKAQIRNQGYLEKYGTNFWKRHQIKRLIKKLNKKIPAILSTGISKKTEIIPANHKGFKGKIFILQSRETFSATISFCEEIKRRKMGLLVGEETGEPITFAGNVEYAFLPHSKILFSYPHLYSWIEPKILITHGFIQPDIRYDVFRKTLDIQDYKKIIQLSNTLK; encoded by the coding sequence ATGAACGAGGTAAGGAAAGGTTATAGTTGGGAAAATAATCCATTGACAAATGAAGCTTTTATAAATTCAAGCTTATCCTCTTATCTTTCCTCGTATGAAATAGAGCCCCCATATTATGTACATTTAAAAAACATCCACACAGGAAAGACCCGATTAGACACCATTCTCACTCAAAAGATACAAGTTAAAGATAAACCAACTTTTCAATTTAAATTTTATCCGCAAGATTCCATTGCCGTTTTATTTTATAATATCTGCAGAATACCTAAAGGTCAAGCAAATTTCATAGAAGAAACCATAATTGAAGAATTTAAGAATATTGAGAAACAGAACATTCGATATTTATTTATTGACGTTCGAACGAACGAAGGCGGAAGTAGCGAGGTTCATGATTACATCTTCAAAAGGTTAAAGACAAAAAAATACAAAAGAACATCCTACGCCCAAGTAAACACTCAAAGAATTCAGTCAGATGTAGAAAAAGCACAAATACGAAACCAGGGATATTTGGAAAAGTATGGGACTAACTTTTGGAAAAGACACCAAATTAAAAGGCTAATAAAAAAACTGAATAAAAAAATTCCCGCCATTCTTTCTACAGGAATAAGTAAAAAGACAGAAATAATCCCAGCAAATCACAAAGGCTTTAAAGGGAAAATCTTTATATTACAGAGCCGAGAAACTTTTTCTGCAACAATATCTTTTTGTGAAGAGATAAAACGGCGGAAAATGGGATTATTAGTAGGTGAAGAGACTGGTGAACCGATTACATTCGCCGGAAACGTAGAATATGCATTTTTACCTCATTCTAAAATACTCTTTTCATATCCACACTTATACTCTTGGATTGAACCTAAAATTCTTATCACCCACGGCTTTATCCAACCAGATATAAGGTATGATGTTTTTAGAAAAACATTAGACATCCAGGATTATAAAAAAATAATCCAGCTAAGTAATACGTTAAAATGA
- a CDS encoding S41 family peptidase, which translates to MSITEFTKALYKTNKYFDGHTGISWDDLYPLEKKLPPFPAINMEDSLLLINGKQIISVNNIPATNLIELVNGATYKGMHPKIKIKKINTSMAPLLYLCYGIKSPFIIQYKNKEEIKTDTVFTRIPAQPQRKEREMTLPYYLDIYDKESIAVITYSTSAGKHETYLKDFCRLAFKDIIRKKIKYLFIDVTQNPGGNDGMHGYLYNYLLKKSYKFKIMESFSSYMFEKLVEEETQQYKENKKLTKKIANMKAYFYSHNNTYPQKRTYKSWIKGPKFKGKIFIIQSNHTYSAGADFCLYTKSMLKNNCTLVGEECGQYFPYAGNVVDAFLPNSHIQFRYATKITYDPDTYLKNGFLQPDIWYDVNKELELKDYINIIKK; encoded by the coding sequence ATGAGTATTACAGAATTTACAAAAGCCTTATATAAAACCAATAAATATTTTGACGGACATACAGGTATAAGTTGGGACGATTTATATCCTTTAGAGAAAAAACTTCCTCCTTTTCCTGCTATTAATATGGAAGATAGTTTACTTCTCATAAATGGAAAACAAATAATAAGTGTCAATAATATTCCAGCTACTAATCTGATAGAGCTTGTAAACGGTGCAACCTATAAAGGCATGCACCCTAAAATAAAGATAAAAAAGATAAACACATCCATGGCTCCGTTATTATATTTGTGTTATGGAATTAAATCGCCTTTCATCATACAATATAAAAATAAAGAAGAGATAAAAACCGATACAGTATTTACCCGTATACCTGCACAGCCTCAAAGGAAAGAGAGAGAAATGACGCTTCCCTATTATTTAGATATATATGATAAAGAATCCATTGCCGTCATTACTTATAGTACCTCTGCCGGAAAACACGAAACTTATTTAAAAGATTTTTGCCGACTTGCATTTAAAGATATAATAAGAAAGAAAATAAAGTATCTATTTATAGATGTAACTCAAAATCCAGGAGGCAATGACGGTATGCATGGTTATTTATATAACTATCTACTAAAGAAATCATATAAATTCAAAATAATGGAAAGTTTTTCCAGCTATATGTTTGAAAAGCTAGTAGAAGAAGAAACACAACAATACAAAGAAAATAAAAAACTAACTAAGAAAATAGCTAACATGAAAGCTTACTTTTATTCTCACAATAATACTTATCCCCAAAAAAGGACTTACAAAAGCTGGATAAAGGGTCCAAAATTCAAAGGTAAAATATTTATTATACAAAGTAATCACACTTATTCAGCTGGGGCGGATTTTTGTCTTTACACAAAGTCGATGTTAAAAAATAACTGTACATTAGTCGGTGAGGAATGTGGACAATATTTTCCTTATGCAGGAAATGTGGTAGATGCTTTTTTACCAAATTCACATATTCAATTTCGATATGCCACTAAAATTACTTACGATCCGGATACTTATTTAAAAAATGGATTTCTACAACCTGATATCTGGTACGATGTAAATAAAGAATTAGAATTAAAAGATTATATCAACATAATAAAAAAATAA
- a CDS encoding S41 family peptidase, which translates to MKSTTILSAIGILFFLASASIHAQQERILTPQEMEQDITFYFKQLRKLHPNLYQQYTSAQYDSLQKETINKCTVSLSIQDFTRILLTLNRYTDGHTQILTNHIWPKPVKSYYFPYFTIRNTSAIIGKDQVISVNGIPVVNIIQEIQQICSTENNPKLNESNINFYFPLYLSTFYSVAPPYYITLKDIPTGKIHSDTIPAKSLWHTAPIPFQFKFFPDEAIAILFYNSCNLSRNQMNEFNRALNLGFQQMQKQNIQYLFIDVRNNGGGNADNNELIFRHLKSSKYKGTYKVKHNMHLIDSIVNNAVRGNRIFLKQNGTNFWKSFLIKRKIRKIEKQIPQALATGTEFRKEKYPSRKKGFEGKVFLLQSRETYSAAISLCESVRQRKIGIIVGEEGGQPIIYSGNIEIYHLPNSKISFSIATTYNWYEPAIPTKNGFLQPDIEYDVYNKDLKIEDYKKIIQLSNALKRQ; encoded by the coding sequence ATGAAAAGCACTACGATCTTATCTGCCATCGGGATTCTCTTCTTTCTTGCGTCTGCTTCCATACACGCACAACAAGAACGCATCCTGACTCCTCAAGAAATGGAACAAGACATTACTTTTTATTTTAAGCAGTTACGGAAGTTGCACCCTAATCTATATCAACAGTATACTTCTGCACAATATGATTCCCTCCAAAAGGAAACCATAAACAAATGTACAGTGTCACTTTCTATCCAAGACTTCACCAGAATACTTTTAACTTTAAACCGATATACGGACGGACATACCCAGATTTTAACGAACCATATATGGCCTAAACCCGTCAAGAGCTACTATTTTCCCTATTTTACTATCCGGAATACATCGGCTATTATAGGAAAAGATCAAGTAATATCAGTCAATGGCATTCCGGTAGTAAATATTATCCAGGAAATTCAACAAATTTGTAGCACAGAAAACAATCCTAAACTTAATGAAAGCAACATAAACTTTTATTTTCCCCTTTATTTGTCTACTTTCTATTCTGTTGCCCCTCCCTATTATATTACATTAAAAGATATTCCGACCGGAAAAATTCATTCAGATACAATTCCAGCAAAAAGTTTATGGCATACTGCTCCTATTCCTTTTCAATTTAAATTCTTTCCGGATGAAGCCATAGCCATATTATTTTACAATTCTTGCAATTTGTCACGAAATCAGATGAATGAATTTAATAGAGCTTTAAACCTAGGATTCCAACAAATGCAAAAACAGAACATTCAATACCTATTTATTGATGTACGTAATAATGGAGGCGGAAATGCGGACAATAATGAACTTATTTTCAGGCACCTAAAATCAAGTAAATATAAAGGAACCTATAAAGTTAAACACAATATGCACTTGATAGATTCAATCGTTAACAATGCTGTAAGGGGTAATCGAATATTTTTAAAACAAAATGGGACAAACTTCTGGAAGAGCTTCTTAATAAAAAGAAAAATTCGAAAGATTGAAAAACAGATTCCCCAGGCTCTTGCAACCGGTACAGAATTTCGAAAAGAAAAGTATCCCTCCCGGAAAAAAGGATTTGAAGGTAAAGTCTTTCTATTACAAAGTAGAGAAACCTATTCCGCAGCCATCTCTCTTTGTGAATCAGTCAGGCAAAGAAAAATAGGAATTATTGTAGGAGAAGAAGGAGGGCAACCTATTATCTATTCCGGGAATATTGAAATTTACCATCTTCCCAATTCAAAAATATCCTTTAGTATCGCAACCACATATAACTGGTATGAACCTGCAATTCCGACCAAAAACGGTTTCCTTCAACCAGATATAGAGTATGATGTTTATAATAAGGATTTAAAAATAGAAGATTACAAAAAGATCATTCAATTAAGTAACGCTTTAAAAAGACAATAG
- a CDS encoding S41 family peptidase: MKKLIFLFILFTAIVKLEAQQSDTLTAAQMREDINYYFDFLKNNHPNLYLKYSPAQYDSLQQALLKQCTSSLSRKDFNRQLLLLNQYTDGHTGITWTEIKHSSFFYFPYFTLRNDSCFLGNELIQTVNNRNIKEIISEIKKGYSWENHPLSNEARINKAFPILLSFYYQIDPPYFIQLKNRKTGEIHVNTIPIKKVASNKDPIFQFKFYPEESIALLFYNACLIPGNSEDFFEKALKKACFQMKEQKIQYLFIDVRVNGGGNSRANELIFKHLKSKKYKGTYYCKVNPHTISIKEAKKTNQEYLKKNGTNFWKRYKIKKRIKRLERKIPYYCSTGIDSLSEIIPANKKGFEGKVFVIQSRMTYSAAADFCTSVKQRNIGLLIGEECGSPVRYPGNLQKGTLPHSKIGFVYPEIYLWYNPEVPSKNGFLQPDIRYDVFGKTLKIEDYKKIIRLSNTLEKHNPELD; encoded by the coding sequence ATGAAAAAGCTTATATTTCTTTTTATTCTGTTTACAGCAATAGTGAAATTAGAAGCTCAGCAAAGTGATACCTTAACTGCTGCGCAAATGCGGGAAGACATCAACTATTACTTTGATTTTTTAAAGAATAACCATCCCAACCTTTACCTAAAATATTCTCCAGCCCAATACGACTCTTTACAACAAGCCCTATTAAAACAATGTACCTCTTCTCTTTCCCGGAAAGATTTTAATAGACAATTGTTGCTATTAAATCAATACACAGACGGACACACAGGCATTACATGGACTGAAATAAAACATTCCTCTTTCTTTTATTTTCCGTATTTCACTTTACGAAACGACTCTTGTTTTCTAGGAAATGAACTGATACAAACTGTAAATAATAGAAACATCAAAGAAATTATTAGCGAAATTAAAAAAGGTTACAGTTGGGAAAATCATCCCTTGTCAAATGAAGCCCGTATAAACAAGGCATTTCCTATTTTACTTTCCTTTTATTACCAGATAGATCCCCCTTATTTTATCCAATTAAAAAACAGAAAAACCGGGGAAATACATGTAAACACAATCCCTATAAAAAAAGTCGCCTCCAACAAAGATCCGATCTTTCAATTCAAATTCTACCCGGAAGAATCTATTGCTTTACTATTTTACAATGCCTGTCTCATTCCCGGAAATTCAGAAGACTTTTTCGAAAAAGCACTTAAAAAGGCTTGCTTCCAAATGAAAGAACAAAAAATACAATACTTATTTATTGACGTTAGGGTAAATGGAGGAGGTAATTCCAGAGCCAATGAGCTTATATTTAAACATTTAAAATCCAAGAAATATAAAGGCACCTATTATTGTAAAGTAAATCCCCATACCATCAGTATAAAAGAGGCGAAAAAAACCAATCAAGAATATCTTAAGAAGAATGGAACTAATTTTTGGAAAAGATACAAGATTAAAAAAAGGATAAAAAGGTTGGAAAGAAAAATTCCTTATTATTGTTCTACAGGAATAGATTCACTCTCAGAAATTATTCCCGCCAATAAAAAAGGATTTGAAGGAAAAGTATTTGTCATACAAAGCAGAATGACTTATTCTGCCGCCGCAGATTTTTGTACTTCAGTAAAACAACGAAATATAGGGCTTCTTATTGGCGAAGAGTGTGGAAGTCCCGTTAGATATCCCGGAAATTTACAAAAAGGAACTTTACCTCATTCAAAAATAGGTTTTGTATATCCTGAAATTTATTTGTGGTACAACCCCGAAGTACCCTCAAAGAACGGCTTTCTCCAACCGGATATAAGATACGATGTTTTTGGAAAGACACTAAAAATAGAAGATTATAAAAAGATCATCCGGTTAAGTAACACTTTGGAAAAACATAATCCTGAGTTAGATTAA
- a CDS encoding type IV toxin-antitoxin system AbiEi family antitoxin domain-containing protein has translation MDDKLKNLIEQNGGYITRKQIIGNRYLYYRLLESVKSGEIVRLKPGVYCIEDVMAQTMIDLDKIVPEGVLCLYSAWAHYGLTTQIPQGFYVAIPRKRKVTLPNYPPIVLNYWESSIYATGIKRERIDGIEVSIYDMEKSVCDALRFRNKIGIDVSSEILRNYLSRKERNITRLTSYAKSMRIAGVLNNYLEIQL, from the coding sequence ATGGATGACAAATTGAAAAATCTGATAGAACAGAACGGGGGATATATCACCCGCAAGCAAATTATCGGCAACCGTTATCTGTATTACCGGTTATTGGAATCGGTAAAATCCGGGGAGATTGTCCGACTGAAACCTGGTGTGTACTGCATAGAGGATGTAATGGCGCAGACGATGATCGACCTTGATAAAATAGTTCCCGAAGGCGTGTTGTGCCTTTACTCCGCATGGGCACACTATGGGCTTACCACACAAATCCCGCAAGGTTTCTATGTAGCCATACCGAGAAAACGGAAAGTCACGTTGCCCAACTATCCACCCATCGTCCTTAATTATTGGGAGAGTTCCATCTATGCTACCGGAATTAAGCGCGAGCGGATAGACGGAATTGAGGTATCCATTTACGATATGGAAAAATCAGTCTGCGATGCTCTCCGTTTCCGCAACAAAATCGGTATTGATGTCAGTTCGGAAATTTTAAGGAATTATCTGTCGCGTAAAGAACGTAATATCACCCGGCTGACAAGCTATGCCAAGTCCATGCGGATAGCCGGAGTACTTAATAACTATCTGGAAATTCAACTATGA
- a CDS encoding site-specific integrase: protein MPTKYTKEEVEKIRLSIDRASKKGKRDYAIFLLAARLGLRSSDIRLLKFENLDWDKNIIKLDQYRTGKYIEIPLLSDVGNAIVNYLQYGRPASESSFVFLEAIYPYATISQGISKIFSTIFRNSGINIEGRKHGSHALRHSLAVRMLKENTILSVITEILRHENTNSTKYYLRIDITSLKKCALDILNVEPCFYTQKGGTFYE, encoded by the coding sequence TTGCCGACAAAATACACAAAGGAAGAAGTCGAAAAAATCAGGTTATCTATAGATCGTGCCAGCAAAAAAGGAAAACGCGATTATGCCATATTCCTTCTTGCAGCAAGACTAGGGCTTCGTTCTTCAGATATCAGACTATTAAAATTTGAGAATCTGGATTGGGATAAGAATATCATAAAGTTGGATCAATATAGAACAGGAAAATATATAGAAATACCGTTACTATCAGATGTGGGTAATGCCATTGTGAATTATTTACAATATGGGCGTCCGGCGTCTGAAAGCTCATTTGTGTTTTTAGAAGCTATTTATCCATATGCGACTATCAGCCAGGGAATATCTAAAATATTTAGTACGATATTTAGAAACTCAGGGATAAACATTGAGGGCCGCAAACATGGCTCGCATGCTCTTAGGCACAGCTTGGCAGTTCGAATGTTAAAAGAGAATACAATCTTGTCTGTTATAACGGAAATATTAAGACATGAAAATACGAATTCTACTAAGTATTATTTGAGGATAGATATTACTTCATTGAAAAAATGCGCATTGGATATTCTCAATGTAGAACCTTGTTTTTATACTCAGAAAGGAGGGACTTTTTATGAATAA
- a CDS encoding S41 family peptidase, whose product MKKLIFLFILFTTIVKLEAQQSETLTAEQMQEDINYYFDFLKNNHPNLYLKYSPAQYDSLQQETIKKCTLPLTHQAFNKVLFDLNCYFDGHTRIQSNYLWGNNKSFYFPYFRILNDSLFLNNEIIQTVNNMDMKEVIRDIEKGASSWENHPNFNETRVNLYTSLYLSTFYNIKPPYYLQLKNTQTNKIYVDTIAERKPTADFNLPFQFKFYPEESIAILFYNSCALSEEAQKGLKKALDIAFKKIKKLKIKYLFIDLRLNEGGSIMNNELIFNYLKSKKYVSTLHVKANIHTIPQAIAELQERNRLYLEKNKSNFWKTFKMKRLIKKLNKKIPSVLSTGIDVLKEKIPANRRGFKEKVFVIQGRKTFSAAVKFTLATKQQQVGLIVGEEGGGPVCFSADGTCYDLPNSKISFSCPGTYAWQTPEIPTKNGFLQPDIKYDVFGKTLEIEDYKKIIQLSKALEEQ is encoded by the coding sequence ATGAAAAAGCTTATATTCCTTTTTATTCTGTTTACAACAATAGTGAAGTTAGAAGCTCAGCAAAGTGAGACTCTAACTGCTGAACAAATGCAGGAAGACATCAACTATTACTTTGATTTTTTAAAGAATAACCATCCCAACCTGTACCTAAAATATTCTCCTGCCCAATACGACTCGTTACAACAAGAAACAATAAAAAAATGCACCTTACCGCTCACCCACCAAGCATTTAATAAAGTTCTATTTGATTTAAACTGCTATTTCGATGGGCATACAAGAATTCAATCTAACTATTTATGGGGGAACAATAAATCTTTTTATTTTCCTTATTTCAGAATACTAAATGACTCATTATTCCTAAATAATGAAATTATTCAAACTGTCAATAATATGGATATGAAAGAGGTTATCCGGGATATAGAAAAAGGAGCCAGTAGCTGGGAAAACCATCCTAACTTTAACGAAACACGTGTAAACTTATATACAAGCTTATATCTATCCACATTTTACAATATAAAGCCTCCTTATTATCTCCAATTAAAAAACACACAAACAAATAAAATTTATGTGGATACCATAGCAGAACGAAAGCCGACTGCCGATTTTAATCTCCCCTTCCAATTCAAATTCTATCCGGAAGAGTCTATTGCCATCCTATTCTATAATTCTTGCGCACTCTCGGAGGAAGCACAAAAAGGCTTAAAAAAAGCATTAGACATTGCTTTTAAGAAAATAAAAAAGCTGAAAATCAAATATTTATTTATTGATCTTCGTCTAAATGAAGGAGGAAGTATAATGAATAATGAGCTTATATTTAACTATTTAAAATCGAAGAAATATGTAAGTACCTTACATGTTAAAGCGAATATTCATACTATTCCTCAAGCAATTGCAGAGCTACAAGAAAGGAACAGACTTTATTTAGAAAAGAACAAATCTAATTTTTGGAAAACATTTAAAATGAAAAGACTAATAAAGAAACTAAATAAAAAAATTCCATCTGTATTGAGTACTGGGATAGATGTTTTAAAAGAAAAAATTCCAGCAAATCGACGAGGTTTTAAAGAAAAAGTATTTGTAATACAAGGTCGAAAAACATTTTCTGCTGCTGTAAAATTTACTCTTGCAACAAAACAGCAACAAGTTGGGCTAATTGTAGGGGAAGAAGGGGGAGGACCTGTATGTTTTTCTGCAGATGGAACCTGTTATGATCTACCAAACTCTAAAATATCTTTCAGTTGTCCGGGAACTTACGCATGGCAGACTCCCGAAATACCGACCAAAAACGGTTTCCTTCAACCGGATATAAAATACGATGTTTTTGGAAAAACATTAGAAATAGAAGATTATAAAAAGATCATCCAATTAAGTAAAGCTTTGGAAGAACAATAA